The Haladaptatus cibarius D43 genome window below encodes:
- the pyk gene encoding pyruvate kinase, translated as MRNAKIVCTLGPASDSQSSVRELADAGMTVARVNASHGSRDDRADIIDTVRRVDEATENPLAAMLDLQGPEIRTAEIEEPIMLETGSTVRFIEGNDATPEEVGLSVAITNAESGDSVLLDDGRIETTVEKVDDDAVVAHVESGGELSSRKGVNVPGVELDLDVVTEKDRDDLKLAAEANVDFVAASFVRDADDVFEVSKVLEDNGADIPIIAKIERRGAVENLEEIVDAAYGVMVARGDLGVECPMEDVPMIQKRIIRTCQRAGVPVITATEMLDSMVHSRRPTRAEASDVANAVLDGTDAVMLSGETAIGDHPVRVVETMDSIVREVEESDEYEETLEQRVPTSDDTRTDAIARSARYLARDIGASAVVAASESGYTALKVAKFRPGVPVVATTPNDRVRRKLALSWGVNAQYTNLGPSAETIIEDGVQAALDADVAKSGDTVVVLSGMMTELEGSDTANMLKVHVAAETIATGRGVVRGQVAGPVLRSSTGDFVDVPEGTILVLEPEFDGEFTGDTSNLAGIVDARPGMTGYPALVARELDIPMVSGAPLGPEVESGDEVTIDAERGVVYHGDVRSHDRP; from the coding sequence ATGAGAAATGCGAAAATCGTCTGTACCCTCGGTCCTGCGTCGGATTCGCAGAGTTCGGTTCGGGAACTCGCAGACGCCGGAATGACGGTCGCTCGGGTCAATGCAAGCCACGGGTCGCGTGACGACCGAGCGGACATCATCGACACGGTTCGGCGGGTTGACGAAGCGACCGAAAATCCCCTTGCGGCGATGCTCGACCTCCAAGGGCCGGAAATTCGAACCGCCGAAATCGAAGAGCCAATCATGCTCGAAACCGGTTCGACGGTTCGATTCATCGAAGGCAACGACGCGACACCGGAGGAGGTCGGCCTGTCGGTCGCCATCACGAACGCCGAATCAGGCGACTCGGTTCTCTTGGACGACGGCCGAATCGAGACGACGGTGGAAAAAGTCGACGACGACGCCGTCGTCGCACACGTCGAAAGCGGCGGCGAACTCAGCAGTCGGAAAGGCGTTAACGTTCCCGGCGTCGAACTCGATTTGGATGTCGTCACCGAAAAAGACCGCGACGACCTCAAATTGGCCGCAGAAGCGAACGTCGATTTCGTCGCGGCGAGTTTCGTCCGCGACGCCGACGACGTGTTCGAGGTCAGCAAAGTGCTTGAAGACAACGGGGCAGACATCCCGATTATCGCAAAAATCGAGCGGCGCGGCGCGGTCGAGAATCTGGAGGAAATCGTTGACGCCGCCTACGGCGTGATGGTGGCCCGCGGGGACCTCGGCGTCGAATGTCCGATGGAGGACGTGCCGATGATTCAAAAGCGCATCATTCGAACCTGCCAGCGAGCAGGTGTCCCCGTCATCACTGCCACCGAGATGCTCGATTCGATGGTTCACTCGCGCAGGCCGACGCGCGCAGAGGCCTCCGACGTGGCGAACGCGGTTCTCGACGGGACGGACGCCGTCATGCTTTCGGGCGAGACGGCAATCGGCGACCATCCGGTTCGCGTGGTCGAAACGATGGACAGCATCGTCCGCGAAGTCGAGGAGAGCGACGAGTACGAGGAAACGCTCGAACAGCGCGTTCCGACGAGCGATGACACCAGAACCGACGCCATCGCACGTTCCGCGCGGTATCTCGCTCGCGACATCGGCGCGAGTGCCGTGGTCGCCGCCAGCGAATCCGGCTACACCGCGCTGAAGGTGGCGAAGTTCCGCCCCGGGGTTCCCGTCGTGGCGACGACGCCGAACGACCGCGTCCGCCGAAAACTCGCGCTTTCGTGGGGCGTCAACGCCCAATACACGAATCTCGGCCCAAGCGCCGAAACTATCATCGAGGACGGGGTGCAGGCCGCCCTCGACGCAGACGTTGCGAAGAGCGGCGATACAGTGGTCGTCCTCTCCGGCATGATGACCGAACTCGAAGGCTCCGATACGGCCAACATGCTGAAAGTCCACGTCGCCGCCGAAACCATCGCAACCGGTCGCGGCGTCGTTCGCGGGCAGGTTGCGGGGCCGGTTCTGCGTAGTTCGACCGGCGACTTCGTCGACGTTCCAGAGGGGACGATACTCGTCCTCGAACCGGAGTTCGACGGCGAGTTCACGGGCGATACGTCGAACCTCGCCGGTATTGTCGATGCTCGACCGGGAATGACCGGCTATCCGGCACTAGTCGCCCGCGAACTCGACATTCCGATGGTGAGCGGCGCGCCGCTCGGCCCGGAAGTAGAAAGCGGCGACGAAGTGACTATCGACGCGGAACGCGGCGTCGTCTACCACGGTGACGTTCGGTCACACGACCGTCCATAG
- a CDS encoding YqaA family protein produces MLGSIALFGDLLSSGVVFVSFGWLESAVEHATGWAGLVIIAVYSFLISFILPLPSEVVLLAPLDLGLGRIGQLSLIILVSGLGKAAGSVFAFHIGQEAKQSGPVIKALRRSKINIVEWSEKKTVALARKWGYLGLAMALCVPFFPDTLSIYAFSILEEDYIKFAAATFAGSVGRLLVTLGFGAGVFAL; encoded by the coding sequence GTGTTAGGGAGTATCGCTTTGTTTGGCGACCTGCTGTCCAGTGGTGTCGTTTTCGTGTCATTTGGTTGGTTGGAGAGTGCCGTCGAACACGCCACCGGATGGGCAGGACTCGTCATCATTGCCGTCTACTCCTTTCTCATCTCGTTTATCCTCCCGCTTCCAAGCGAGGTCGTCCTCCTCGCACCGCTCGACCTCGGGTTGGGACGGATTGGACAGCTTTCGCTCATCATTCTGGTTAGCGGCCTCGGAAAGGCCGCGGGGAGCGTTTTCGCCTTTCACATCGGGCAGGAAGCAAAGCAGTCCGGCCCGGTCATCAAGGCGCTCCGTCGGTCGAAAATCAACATCGTGGAGTGGTCGGAAAAGAAAACCGTCGCACTTGCCCGAAAATGGGGGTATCTCGGACTGGCCATGGCGCTCTGTGTTCCATTTTTCCCCGACACGCTCTCAATTTATGCTTTCTCGATTTTGGAAGAGGATTATATAAAATTCGCCGCCGCGACGTTCGCCGGCAGTGTCGGTCGGTTGTTAGTGACGTTGGGGTTCGGCGCTGGCGTCTTTGCGCTGTAG
- a CDS encoding GYD domain-containing protein yields MSKYASLVTIEQNYQNVQELASIWGDIRNELETHEATLEETYAILGEYDFLLVIDAEDRDSAYQASLCIERYGLDMQTMEIIPMNEFANLVNDL; encoded by the coding sequence ATGTCCAAATACGCATCACTGGTCACTATCGAACAAAATTATCAGAACGTCCAGGAACTCGCGTCCATCTGGGGAGACATCCGAAACGAACTGGAAACCCACGAGGCAACACTGGAAGAAACCTACGCCATCCTCGGCGAATACGATTTCCTTCTCGTCATCGACGCCGAAGATAGGGATTCGGCGTATCAGGCCTCGCTGTGTATCGAACGCTACGGACTCGACATGCAAACGATGGAAATCATTCCGATGAACGAGTTCGCAAATCTCGTGAACGATCTATAA
- the mfnA gene encoding tyrosine decarboxylase MfnA, with the protein MQVAAPQSFRRVLSSMCTEPHPAARDAAERFLASNPGDPTTYPTVSALEDEAVEMLGEMTGLDNPYGYIASGGTEANIQAVRAARNLAEAESETDANPPNVVAPESAHFSFQKAADVLGVELRLADVDADRRADPDAVNELVDDDTVLVVGIAGTTEYGRVDPISALSEIAHDAGALLHVDAAWGGFVLPFTDYEWNFDHADVDSMGIDPHKMGQAAVPAGGFLAREKPVLDALAVETPYLESTSQATLTGTRSGAGVASAWAAMDALWPTGYREQYERSQANAEWIADAFETCGYEVVDPVLPLVAADVPRETVEELQSLGWRVSPTGSGELRIVCMPHVTRSMLESFAEDLESL; encoded by the coding sequence ATGCAGGTGGCCGCGCCCCAGTCATTCCGCCGGGTGCTTTCCTCGATGTGTACCGAACCTCATCCGGCGGCGCGTGACGCCGCGGAACGATTTTTAGCGTCGAATCCGGGCGACCCGACGACGTATCCGACCGTCTCCGCGCTGGAAGACGAAGCGGTCGAGATGCTGGGGGAGATGACCGGGCTAGACAATCCATACGGCTACATCGCCAGCGGCGGCACCGAGGCCAACATTCAGGCGGTTCGGGCGGCGCGAAATCTCGCGGAAGCGGAGTCGGAGACGGACGCGAATCCGCCGAACGTCGTCGCCCCCGAGAGCGCCCACTTCAGTTTTCAGAAGGCGGCGGACGTGCTCGGCGTCGAACTGCGACTCGCCGATGTCGATGCCGACCGACGGGCCGACCCGGACGCGGTGAACGAACTGGTCGATGACGACACCGTATTGGTCGTCGGAATCGCTGGAACCACGGAGTACGGTCGCGTTGACCCGATTTCGGCGCTGTCGGAGATTGCCCACGATGCCGGGGCACTCCTCCACGTGGACGCGGCGTGGGGTGGGTTCGTGCTTCCGTTTACGGATTACGAGTGGAATTTCGACCACGCAGACGTGGATTCGATGGGAATCGACCCGCACAAGATGGGGCAGGCGGCGGTTCCGGCAGGTGGCTTCTTGGCCCGCGAGAAGCCCGTTCTGGACGCGCTGGCGGTCGAAACGCCCTATCTCGAATCGACCTCGCAGGCGACGCTGACCGGAACCCGAAGCGGTGCGGGAGTGGCCAGCGCGTGGGCGGCGATGGATGCGCTCTGGCCGACAGGCTACCGCGAGCAGTACGAACGTTCGCAAGCCAACGCCGAATGGATTGCCGATGCGTTCGAAACCTGTGGCTACGAGGTGGTTGACCCAGTTCTCCCGCTGGTTGCGGCGGATGTTCCACGTGAGACGGTCGAAGAACTCCAATCGCTCGGTTGGCGCGTCTCGCCGACCGGGTCGGGCGAACTCAGAATCGTCTGTATGCCACACGTCACTCGGTCGATGTTGGAGTCGTTCGCCGAAGACCTCGAATCGCTGTAA
- a CDS encoding HVO_2922 family protein, translating to MQSDREYRVGIHPNLRVRTEYTTDYSAVTLTVEYRRDGDWEESNGTIERRGQGFTITRDGEPLLEQDVSAELLERYGKTVSKVARRLTERVKSPSETTQSESWPVAATQEDGSVVEALRPPTQASFELYEDHIEEWRWRLVHRNGNIIADSGEGYSSKQAARKGIKSVKRNALGAPVEES from the coding sequence GTGCAATCGGACAGAGAGTACCGCGTCGGTATCCATCCGAACCTCCGAGTTCGGACAGAGTACACCACTGACTACTCCGCGGTCACGCTCACCGTGGAGTACCGACGCGACGGGGACTGGGAGGAATCGAACGGAACCATAGAACGCCGCGGACAGGGATTTACAATCACGCGGGACGGCGAACCACTGCTGGAACAGGACGTTTCGGCCGAACTGCTCGAACGCTACGGGAAGACCGTCTCGAAGGTTGCGCGTCGTCTTACGGAACGGGTGAAAAGCCCATCCGAAACCACACAATCCGAATCGTGGCCCGTCGCGGCCACGCAGGAAGACGGTTCGGTCGTGGAAGCCCTTCGGCCACCGACGCAAGCATCGTTCGAACTGTACGAAGACCACATAGAAGAGTGGCGGTGGCGACTCGTCCACCGAAATGGAAACATCATCGCAGACAGCGGCGAGGGCTACTCCTCGAAACAGGCCGCAAGAAAGGGAATCAAGAGCGTCAAACGGAACGCGCTCGGCGCGCCAGTGGAGGAGAGTTAG
- a CDS encoding NfeD family protein — protein MASPLDSLPLLLVLAGAGLALAEALIPGAHFIVLGVALLLAGLAALAFPPLATPFVLAFLVLAFGGLSLYAYRELDLYGGKGTGRTKDSDSLKGTTGRVTERVTPSEGQVKLSGGGFNPHYAARSMDGEIPEGTEVMVIDPGGGNVVTVEPLGHIEDSIDRELARGRSKREKETEEL, from the coding sequence ATGGCATCGCCCCTCGATTCGCTCCCGCTTTTGCTCGTCCTCGCGGGTGCGGGGCTCGCGCTCGCGGAGGCGCTCATCCCCGGAGCGCATTTCATCGTCCTCGGCGTCGCGCTCCTGCTCGCAGGTCTGGCGGCGCTCGCATTCCCGCCGCTAGCAACGCCGTTCGTGTTGGCCTTCCTCGTCCTCGCGTTCGGCGGTCTATCGCTGTACGCCTACCGCGAACTCGACCTGTACGGCGGCAAAGGAACCGGACGGACGAAAGATTCTGACTCGCTCAAAGGAACGACCGGACGTGTTACCGAGCGCGTCACCCCCTCCGAAGGACAGGTGAAACTGTCCGGTGGCGGATTCAATCCCCACTACGCCGCGCGGTCGATGGACGGCGAAATTCCGGAAGGAACGGAAGTAATGGTCATCGACCCCGGCGGCGGCAACGTCGTCACTGTCGAACCGCTCGGCCACATCGAAGACAGTATCGACCGCGAACTGGCCAGAGGACGCTCGAAGCGCGAGAAAGAGACGGAAGAACTCTGA
- the metG gene encoding methionine--tRNA ligase, translating to MSHDDYPTDNPAVVTCGLPYANGDLHIGHLRTYVSGDVLSRALKQFGQETAFVSGSDMHGTPVAVNAEKEGVSPREFALRHHEKYEETFPKFNIEFDNYGHTDDETNTELTREIVRELDEGGYIYEKDIKVAWDPAEETPLPDRYVEGTCPYCGEHARGDECDEGCGRHLEPGEIEDPTSTLTGNPAEYRERTHKFFRVSELQEYLQGFIDRLEGTSNAQNQPREWIEGELQDWCISRDMDWGIDYPGDEDGGTDDLVLYVWVDAPIEYVSSTKQYTDRVGADAYDWEGVWKENGEIIHIIGRDIIQHHTVFWPAMLHAVGYNEPRAVMASGFVNLNDKGFSTSRNRAVWADDYLDEGFDADLLRYYLSTTGGFERDVNFSWEQFQERVNGELVGTFGNFVYRSLLFAARNYDGAPDAEASDEVQHRIESAIDDFGEALNDYSLKKLGDAATSLAAFGNEYIQRNEPWKLTDDDPEKAQQVIYDCVQLSKALAVLYAPLLPGKAEALWSQLDEDDSVHDATIEDALAAPRGDFGEPDELFGKIEDERVAELNEKLQASIDAATDDGEEDKTMTDDESTTEGESTSNDRISFDEFQSLDLRVGRIESAEPIEGADALLRLEVDIGSETRQIVAGLKQLHDVDDLEGKNIVVVANLEKAELFGVESNGMVLAAGEEADLLTTYEDAEPGTKIK from the coding sequence ATGAGCCACGACGACTATCCGACGGACAATCCCGCGGTGGTGACCTGCGGGCTTCCCTACGCAAACGGGGACTTGCACATCGGCCACCTGCGAACCTACGTCAGCGGTGACGTACTGTCCCGCGCGCTGAAACAGTTCGGCCAAGAGACAGCCTTCGTTTCCGGGTCGGACATGCACGGAACGCCCGTCGCCGTCAATGCCGAGAAAGAAGGCGTCTCGCCCCGTGAGTTCGCGCTTCGCCACCACGAGAAGTACGAGGAGACGTTCCCGAAGTTCAACATCGAGTTCGACAACTACGGCCACACCGACGACGAAACGAACACCGAACTCACGCGCGAAATCGTCCGCGAACTGGACGAAGGCGGCTACATCTACGAGAAAGACATCAAGGTCGCGTGGGACCCAGCGGAGGAAACCCCGCTTCCAGACCGCTACGTCGAAGGAACCTGCCCCTACTGTGGCGAGCACGCCCGCGGTGACGAATGTGACGAAGGCTGTGGTCGGCACCTCGAACCCGGCGAAATCGAAGACCCGACGAGTACCCTGACGGGCAACCCGGCAGAGTACCGCGAGCGAACGCACAAGTTCTTCCGCGTCTCGGAGCTACAGGAGTACCTGCAAGGGTTCATCGACCGACTCGAAGGGACGAGTAACGCGCAAAACCAGCCCCGCGAATGGATTGAGGGCGAACTGCAAGACTGGTGTATCTCCCGCGATATGGACTGGGGGATCGACTACCCCGGAGACGAAGACGGCGGCACTGACGACCTCGTCCTCTACGTCTGGGTAGACGCGCCAATCGAGTACGTTTCCTCGACCAAGCAGTACACCGACCGCGTCGGTGCGGACGCCTACGACTGGGAGGGAGTCTGGAAAGAGAATGGGGAAATCATCCACATCATCGGGCGCGACATCATCCAGCACCACACCGTCTTCTGGCCCGCGATGCTCCACGCAGTCGGCTACAACGAACCGCGCGCCGTCATGGCCAGTGGGTTCGTCAACCTGAATGACAAGGGTTTTTCCACCAGTCGAAATCGCGCGGTCTGGGCCGACGACTATCTAGACGAAGGCTTCGACGCCGACCTGCTTCGTTACTATCTTAGCACAACTGGTGGATTCGAGCGCGACGTGAATTTCTCGTGGGAGCAGTTCCAAGAGCGCGTCAACGGCGAACTCGTCGGCACGTTCGGCAACTTCGTCTACCGAAGCCTGCTGTTCGCCGCGCGGAACTACGACGGCGCGCCGGACGCCGAAGCTAGCGACGAAGTTCAACACCGTATCGAGTCGGCCATCGACGACTTCGGCGAAGCTCTCAACGACTACTCGCTGAAAAAGCTCGGTGATGCGGCCACCTCACTCGCCGCGTTCGGCAACGAGTACATTCAGCGCAACGAACCGTGGAAGCTGACCGACGACGACCCGGAGAAAGCACAACAGGTCATCTACGACTGTGTCCAGTTGTCGAAGGCACTCGCGGTGCTTTACGCACCGCTCCTGCCCGGCAAAGCCGAAGCCCTCTGGTCGCAGTTGGACGAGGATGACTCGGTTCACGACGCAACTATCGAGGACGCTCTCGCCGCACCCCGCGGCGACTTCGGCGAACCCGACGAACTGTTCGGCAAAATCGAAGACGAGCGAGTAGCGGAACTGAACGAGAAACTGCAAGCAAGCATCGACGCGGCGACTGACGATGGGGAAGAAGACAAAACCATGACCGACGACGAATCCACGACGGAGGGCGAATCGACTTCGAACGACCGCATCAGCTTCGACGAATTCCAGAGCCTCGACCTGCGTGTCGGGCGCATCGAATCCGCAGAGCCAATCGAGGGAGCGGACGCCCTCCTTCGATTGGAAGTCGATATTGGCAGTGAAACGCGCCAAATTGTTGCGGGACTGAAACAACTGCACGACGTAGACGACCTCGAAGGGAAGAACATCGTCGTGGTCGCCAACCTCGAAAAGGCCGAACTGTTCGGCGTCGAGAGCAACGGAATGGTGCTGGCGGCAGGCGAAGAAGCAGACCTACTGACGACGTACGAGGACGCGGAACCGGGAACGAAAATCAAGTAG
- a CDS encoding DUF7312 domain-containing protein — MSDWKFDVEDVGEDDDENGDDASQMYPMDEPLEPGTPSAENILFVVLGALTMVFVFLRLTGLA, encoded by the coding sequence ATGTCCGACTGGAAGTTTGATGTGGAGGATGTTGGGGAGGATGATGACGAAAACGGCGACGACGCTTCACAGATGTATCCCATGGACGAACCTCTCGAACCGGGCACTCCCTCGGCGGAAAACATCCTGTTCGTCGTCCTCGGCGCGCTTACGATGGTGTTCGTGTTTCTTCGGTTGACCGGACTGGCGTAA